In Aspergillus fumigatus Af293 chromosome 4, whole genome shotgun sequence, one genomic interval encodes:
- a CDS encoding putative C6 transcription factor, with translation METPSDQLSLQGPPGKRRRVALACDCDGIRPQCSMCKDLGFECAYTPPVTATNVIVQKDYLKDLESRVKSLEENLTTVQSNLSGLAAQITGRSPPSEGPPEPCQEPLADLAESEDPIDAMGAVTFADEEDCGYFGEDDSSPVCPTRPSSNIAFLRHLSRAVSHRKISQKEINTPLIDQTAYDGGVVSATRPPSPLSGCTPTSGQPGLVTNLALPSSEETLQLIRRYFYETGLLFPYIHPPTFLEAYDEFKNNAKKVRRTWLGLLSIMLAMAKVTAVSGHAPAESRIKESTVYYRQALNLCRGEMLRGTTLEVVQYLLLMGQYLQGTQKSVQAWTVHGLAVKAALQLGLHSKDASQAFSPLERETRKRIWFGCVVLDRYVQLDLPVVDSVGEGEPFVDDKTIRHSIQFFNSTITLYKQMGSIIDQVYGQNLGCGSGPSVGETVGRVLLIENQLFSWVMALPENLRLLTLQGLHEEISKSENQPGPFFSLKFRVILTLRYLHTQILLHRPILVKFLDASLPSGLEPGQERILNEIGHSSMNKCVESAMGIIDIIHELVFATGRQRDLLGAWWYSLYYTFNAALVIIGATWVQRARQSAHDSPVHQSTNIQPYPSRAVATLYRLDTGNRMVDRCRYYLEQLISVLHLQPDDLAGTAISSVTPGFDFLSFGMECGEFMLDDFFTNITHASVLER, from the exons ATGGAGACGCCGTCTGATCAGCTCTCTCTTCAGGGACCACCCGGGAAACGTCGCCGCGTGGCCCTGGCTTGCGAT TGTGATGGCATCCGGCCGCAGTGCAGCATGTGCAAAGACCTGGGGTTCGAATGTGCCTATACCCCGCCAGTCACGGCCACAAATGTGATCGTGCAGAAGGA CTACCTCAAAGACCTCGAGTCCCGGGTGAAGTCGCTGGAGGAAAACCTCACCACCGTGCAATCAAACCTGTCGGGACTGGCGGCACAAATAACCGGCAGAAGCCCGCCGAGCGAAGGTCCGCCGGAGCCTTGCCAAGAGCCCCTAGCCGACCTGGCAGAGTCTGAGGATCCCATTGACGCCATGGGTGCAGTAACCTTcgcggatgaggaggatTGCGGGTATTTCGGTGAAGACGATTCATCTCCCGTCTGTCCAACGC GCCCATCCTCGAATATCGCCTTTTTGCGGCACCTGTCCCGCGCAGTGTCTCACCGCAAAATTAGCCAAAAGGAAATCAATACGCCCCTGATCGACCAAACTGCCTATGATGGCGGCGTCGTCAGCGCCACTCGGCCGCCATCACCGTTGTCGGGCTGCACACCCACATCCGGGCAGCCCGGGCTCGTGACAAATCTTGCCTTGCCATCGTCCGAGGAGACTTTACAGCTGATTCGCCGGTATTTTTATGAGACGGGATTGCTGTTCCCGTACATCCACCCCCCGACCTTTCTTGAGGCATATGACGAATTCAAGAACAATGCCAAGAAAGTCCGCCGAACCTGGTTAGGCCTACTGAGCATCATGCTGGCCATGGCGAAGGTGACCGCCGTGTCCGGCCATGCCCCGGCGGAATCACGGATCAAAGAGTCCACCGTCTACTATCGACAGGCATTGAACCTGTGCCGGGGCGAGATGCTCCGAGGGACGACTCTGGAAGTCG TGCAGTATCTCCTACTCATGGGCCAATATCTCCAAGGGACACAGAAATCCGTCCAGGCGTGGACTGTACACGGACTGGCCGTCAAGGCCGCGCTGCAGCTCGGGCTACATTCGAAGGATGCCTCCCAGGCGTTCTCCCCTCTTGAACGTGAGACACGGAAAAGAATATGGTTTGGCTGTGTGGTTCTGGATCG TTATGTTCAGCTGGACCTCCCCGTCGTCGATAGTGTCGGTGAGGGCGAACCGTTTGTCGACGACAAGACCATCCGTCATAGCATCCAATTTTTTAATAGCACCAT AACCCTCTACAAACAAATGGGCAGCATCATCGACCAAGTCTACGGCCAAAATCTGGGCTGTGGCTCTGGCCCGTCTGTTGGTGAGACTGTGGGCCGGGTGCTGTTGATTGAAAATCAGTTGTTCTCATGGGTCATGGCGCTTCCGGAGAACCTTCGCCTGTTAACACTGCAGGGGCTGCATGAGGAAATCAGCAAGTCGGAGAACCAGCCAGGACCTTTTTTCTCCCTGAAGTTTCGGGTCATCCTCACCCTGCGCTATCTTCACACCCAGATCCTGCTGCATCGGCCCATCCTGGTCAAGTTTCTCGACGCGAGCCTCCCGTCTGGCCTGGAGCCTGGCCAGGAGCGGATTCTGAATGAGATCGGCCATAGTAGCATGAACAAGTGCGTCGAATCGGCCATGGGAATTATCGACATAATCCACGAACTGGTCTTTGCAACAGGGCGGCAGCGCGATCTCCTAGGGGCGTGGTGGTACTCTCTGTATTATA CCTTCAACGCGGCACTGGTTATTATTGGGGCCACCTGGGTTCAGCGCGCAAGGCAGTCGGCCCATGATTCCCCGGTGCACCAGTCCACCAATATCCAACCCTATCCTAGTCGCGCTGTCGCAACTCTGTATCGACTGGATACGGGTAATCGCATGGTGGACCGCTGCAGATATTATCTTGAGCAGTTGATCTCCGTCCTCCATTTACAGC CAGATGACCTGGCTGGTACTGCCATTAGCAGCGTGACCCCGGGCTTTGACTTTTTGTCTTTTGGCATGGAGTGTGGAGAATTTATGTTGGATGACTTCTTTACAAATATCACGCACGCATCGGTGTTGGAACGTTGA
- a CDS encoding cupin domain-containing protein has translation MAPSMIDTPPQSADSAAQLLQDLEASKTLPLWTQMTRLNPPEPNPTAVPFVWKYDSIRPNLLRAGHLVTEKQAERRVLMLVNPARDAPYTTDTLYAGLQLVMPNETAPAHRHTAFAMRYIIEGNGGFTAVHGRRIRMQKGDVILTPTWNYHDHGKDGSGPMIWLDGLDLPTFRHFPVHFVEHFSEPRYPAEDVDTSSSPIVFPWDRMKARLDETEGNWATQRYLKDDGREGKPASGAMRSFLHIGLTEGGGKRSVSRVLGGCAERLNAGTSSPRRQDTLSAVYHVITGKGCSEVGDQTLEWKAGDTFCVPSWHAYQHFADPGETVYLYRFDDKPMITALGFYRSAEDDSEELISD, from the exons ATGGCACCTTCCATGATCGACACGCCTCCCCAGAGCGCGGACAGCGCGGCGCAACtgctgcaggatcttgaGGCCAGCAAGACCCTGCCCCTATGGACCCAGATGACAAGACTCAACCCCCCGGAGCCGAACCCTACTGCCGTCCCCTTTGTGTGGAAGTATGACAGCATCCGCCCCAATCTGCTGCGTGCCGGTCACCTGGTCACCGAAAAGCAGGCGGAGCGAAGAGTCCTGATGCTGGTGAACCCTGCTCGAG ATGCCCCGTACACCACCGATACACTCTACGCCGGCCTGCAACTAGTCATGCCGAATGAGACCGCCCCAGCGCACCGGCACACCGCATTTGCGATGCGCTATATCATCGAGGGCAACGGGGGCTTTACGGCGGTGCATGGCCGACGCATCCGCATGCAGAAGGGGGATGTAATCCTGACGCCTACTTGGAACTACCATGACCATGGCAAGGATGGCAGCGGCCCAATGATCTGGCTGGACGGCCTGGATCTGCCCACCTTCCGACACTTCCCGGTCCATTTTGTCGAGCATTTCAGCGAGCCTCGCTACCCGGCCGAGGATGTCGACACGTCGTCTTCTCCCATTGTCTTTCCCTGGGACCGGATGAAGGCTCGGTTGGATGAGACGGAGGGTAATTGGGCCACTCAGCGCTATCTTAAAGACGATGGTCGAGAAGGTAAGCCCGCTTCCGGCGCTATGCGCTCCTTCCTGCACATTGGGCTAAcggaggggggggggaaacgGTCAGTGAGTCGTGTTCTGGGAGGCTGTGCAGAGAGGCTGAATGCGGGCACGTCGTCCCCGCGCCGGCAAGACACCCTGTCCGCTGTTTACCATGTCATCACCGGCAAGGGTTGCTCTGAGGTCGGAGATCAAACGCTAGAATGGAAGGCGGGAGACACTTTCTGTGTACCCTCCTGGCATGCCTACCAGCATTTTGCTGATCCGGGCGAAACTGTCTATCTCTACCGCTTCGACGATAAGCCGATGATCACGGCGCTGGGCTTCTATCGGTCAGCGGAGGATGATTCTGAGGAACTAATCTCTGACTGA